One segment of Polyangiaceae bacterium DNA contains the following:
- a CDS encoding methyl-accepting chemotaxis protein, giving the protein MNRLSQRQVFALVGIVALAVVVIAGMKADALAVGLMAAAGIAAVIFGGGTSESYEPLITSIRKLLEGKRPEAPTEASEALRRVYGELDEVLAALNELSQRDEERSGAVDDASRSVNESLRGLTDGIAAQLESSEEATRTVKAMTNSLREIAQHVEVLAASAEESSSSILEMTATNDEVAENIVELASSVRESVASIEEMAFSIKEVAKNVDALSLTAEETSSSMNEMDVSIDQVQSNANETARLSEEVAQDAERGAESILKTIGEIYRIKESSQEAVAVISNLGSRIDAIGQILNVIDEVAEQTNLLALNAAIIAAQAGEHGKGFAVVADEIKDLAERAGASTKEIADLIKTIQAESRNAIQAVERGAQNVDRGVEVSNEAERALKKILESSQKSTNMVRAIARATVEQAKGSKQVTDAIGRIAETVQQIAAATAQQARGSELIMKSSEKMRAISQQVERSSQEQARGGRQITQAIESISHMVNQLNASHRQQTRSIEQAVGASQRIEDAARRQDAALRELITNAERLRKAVT; this is encoded by the coding sequence ATGAATCGCCTGTCCCAGCGCCAAGTGTTCGCCCTCGTGGGCATCGTCGCCCTTGCAGTCGTCGTGATCGCGGGCATGAAGGCCGATGCCCTTGCCGTTGGCCTGATGGCGGCGGCCGGTATTGCAGCGGTGATCTTCGGGGGCGGAACCAGCGAGAGCTACGAGCCGCTGATCACCAGCATCCGCAAGCTCCTCGAGGGCAAGCGCCCCGAGGCACCGACGGAGGCCAGTGAAGCGCTCAGGCGTGTCTACGGTGAGCTGGACGAAGTCCTTGCAGCGTTGAACGAGCTGTCCCAGCGCGACGAGGAGCGTTCGGGTGCGGTCGACGACGCGAGCCGTTCGGTGAACGAGAGCCTACGCGGACTGACCGACGGCATCGCGGCGCAGCTGGAATCCAGCGAAGAGGCGACGCGCACGGTCAAGGCCATGACCAACTCCCTGCGGGAGATCGCACAGCACGTGGAAGTACTGGCCGCTAGCGCCGAGGAGTCCAGCTCGTCCATCCTGGAGATGACCGCCACCAACGACGAAGTGGCGGAGAACATCGTGGAGCTCGCTTCGAGCGTCCGCGAGTCCGTGGCGTCCATCGAAGAGATGGCGTTTTCCATCAAAGAGGTCGCCAAGAACGTCGACGCGCTGTCTCTCACTGCGGAAGAGACCAGCTCGAGCATGAACGAGATGGATGTCTCCATCGACCAAGTGCAGTCCAACGCCAACGAGACGGCGCGCTTGTCGGAAGAGGTGGCTCAAGACGCCGAACGCGGCGCCGAGTCGATCTTGAAGACGATTGGTGAGATTTACCGCATCAAAGAGAGCAGCCAGGAGGCCGTAGCGGTCATCTCCAACCTGGGTTCGCGCATCGACGCGATCGGGCAGATCTTGAACGTGATCGACGAGGTGGCGGAGCAGACCAACTTGCTGGCGCTCAATGCCGCCATCATCGCCGCCCAAGCCGGCGAGCACGGCAAGGGCTTTGCCGTCGTCGCCGACGAGATCAAGGACCTGGCCGAGCGAGCGGGTGCCAGCACCAAAGAGATCGCAGACCTGATCAAGACGATCCAAGCCGAGAGCCGGAACGCGATCCAAGCGGTGGAGCGCGGCGCTCAGAACGTCGATCGCGGCGTCGAAGTGTCGAACGAAGCCGAGCGCGCGCTGAAGAAGATCTTGGAGAGCTCACAGAAGAGCACGAACATGGTGCGCGCCATCGCACGAGCAACGGTGGAGCAGGCCAAGGGCAGCAAGCAGGTCACAGATGCCATTGGACGCATCGCCGAGACGGTGCAGCAGATCGCCGCGGCGACTGCGCAGCAGGCACGAGGCAGCGAGCTGATCATGAAGAGCAGCGAAAAGATGCGCGCCATCAGCCAGCAAGTGGAACGCTCGAGCCAAGAGCAGGCGCGCGGTGGGCGACAGATCACTCAGGCCATCGAGAGCATCAGCCACATGGTCAATCAGCTGAACGCGTCGCACCGGCAGCAGACGCGCAGCATCGAGCAAGCGGTGGGTGCATCCCAGCGCATCGAAGACGCCGCGCGCCGCCAGGACGCGGCCCTACGCGAACTGATCACCAACGCCGAGCGCCTGCGCAAAGCCGTCACCTGA